The following are from one region of the Candidatus Shapirobacteria bacterium genome:
- a CDS encoding ABC transporter permease, with protein MSEIINEFGAIIKRRELLWQMVGREVKSRYKQSILGYFWVILNPLAQMMVMSFAFSLILRIPTNAAGNIPYSIFLFVGLLPWNLFSNSLTFASNSLVGSAPLITKIYFPRTILVISTIIAKIIDFLFALSILVVYMVIYQIPINTNILWVVPIFLIQQIFTMGLSLFFAAANLLYRDIQYLLSLIITLWMYVTPVIYPADLVPERLRFVFQLNPMAVIINAYRQTILGGGPPNYSSIFIALLVSLITLLLGLSYFKSREKIFADNI; from the coding sequence ATGTCAGAAATCATCAATGAATTCGGTGCCATTATCAAAAGGAGAGAATTGTTGTGGCAAATGGTTGGCCGAGAAGTTAAATCCCGATATAAACAATCAATCCTGGGCTATTTCTGGGTAATTCTAAATCCGCTAGCACAGATGATGGTTATGAGCTTTGCTTTTTCTCTGATTCTTCGCATCCCCACTAATGCCGCCGGCAACATCCCATATTCTATTTTCCTCTTTGTCGGCCTCCTACCCTGGAACCTGTTTTCTAACTCCCTAACCTTTGCCTCGAACTCCCTGGTTGGATCAGCTCCTCTCATTACCAAGATTTATTTTCCCAGAACAATCCTCGTCATCTCTACCATTATTGCCAAAATTATTGACTTCCTTTTTGCCCTGTCCATTCTGGTGGTCTATATGGTCATTTACCAAATCCCGATTAACACCAATATCCTCTGGGTTGTCCCCATCTTCTTAATCCAACAGATTTTCACCATGGGTTTATCCTTATTTTTTGCCGCCGCTAATCTTTTGTACCGCGATATCCAATACCTCTTAAGCCTTATTATCACCTTGTGGATGTATGTTACTCCCGTCATTTACCCCGCCGATCTGGTCCCGGAAAGATTAAGATTTGTCTTTCAGCTTAACCCGATGGCAGTTATCATCAACGCCTACCGCCAAACCATCCTGGGTGGGGGACCCCCCAATTACTCCAGCATCTTTATTGCCCTACTCGTTTCCCTCATTACCCTTTTGCTTGGCCTCTCTTATTTTAAATCCCGGGAAAAAATCTTTGCAGACAATATTTAG
- a CDS encoding ABC transporter ATP-binding protein, giving the protein MSKFNAPKLQNSNTLPLQSSNTLTPQSSKVPKLQPSDVPIIQFSHVTKDFSLQNQKTFKEFLPALFLGEKTVNKFTALSDISFEIQRGECVGIIGPNGSGKSTILKLVAGVMSPTSGKVTVEGKISPLIELGAGMHPELSGKENIYLNGSILGLKKSEINNYLQSIIDFAQLVDFIDQPVKHYSSGMYMRLAFAVAVHVDPEILIVDEILAVGDSAFQEKCFQKMEEFKAKGVTILFVSHSMTQVQSFCSRVIYLNHSKLVDQGTPEKIIERYQTDQVK; this is encoded by the coding sequence ATGTCCAAATTTAACGCTCCAAAGCTCCAAAACTCTAATACTCTACCGCTCCAAAGTTCTAACACTCTAACGCCCCAAAGTTCCAAAGTTCCAAAGCTCCAACCCTCCGACGTTCCAATCATCCAATTCTCCCACGTCACCAAAGACTTTAGTCTTCAAAACCAAAAAACATTCAAAGAGTTTTTACCTGCCCTGTTTTTAGGTGAAAAAACCGTCAACAAATTCACCGCCCTTTCCGACATCTCTTTTGAAATCCAAAGAGGGGAGTGTGTCGGCATCATCGGCCCAAACGGTAGTGGCAAATCAACCATTCTAAAGCTTGTAGCCGGGGTAATGTCGCCTACCTCCGGAAAAGTTACGGTAGAAGGAAAAATCTCCCCTCTCATCGAGCTTGGTGCTGGCATGCATCCGGAACTATCAGGCAAAGAAAACATCTACCTCAACGGCTCCATTCTCGGCCTGAAAAAATCAGAAATAAATAATTATCTTCAAAGTATCATTGACTTTGCCCAACTAGTGGATTTTATTGACCAACCGGTTAAACATTACTCATCCGGCATGTACATGCGCCTGGCCTTTGCCGTCGCCGTCCACGTTGATCCAGAAATTTTAATTGTCGACGAAATCCTGGCTGTTGGCGATTCTGCCTTTCAGGAAAAATGCTTCCAAAAGATGGAAGAATTCAAAGCCAAAGGAGTTACCATACTTTTTGTTTCCCACTCCATGACCCAAGTCCAATCCTTTTGTTCCCGGGTCATATACCTAAACCACTCAAAATTAGTCGACCAGGGAACTCCGGAAAAAATTATCGAAAGATATCAAACTGACCAAGTCAAATGA
- a CDS encoding polysaccharide pyruvyl transferase family protein — translation MKVLLFANIGGVPNGLYYHVGDEAMFLQTYHLYQKYFPKIELSAFVSYPSHTDLKITEQSLPPFPSNRYLVNFIIKFLKLLSLKLLHLNFFSPEDIRFIDCLKKQDVIHFCGGGNLSSLFQSWLYLSAFTIITAKLLGKKIILTNQTIGPFKFRDLPFIIPILNLPEKIVIREPSSTLSRYGILIPKTSGAPDITCFLKNNPVKIQPKKHIRIGISIHNWGKYNKILIDSIAHSLNTVSRSKKIEILYLPHIITNVSDELDDSIFMAQLNRLFNPKIKIISLDLKNIIYPESKLAAKIKYLTSTCDLTISTRYHNLIFSLSENVPGITFTSESYYYQKNSNALKFYYPLSYGNYLVQLDRHPQKRDAFNTTLSKIITRIHSNQAEKKHLSKINKKLNLTAKTNLSNFLYSESA, via the coding sequence ATGAAAGTTTTACTTTTTGCCAATATCGGCGGCGTTCCAAACGGTTTGTATTACCATGTTGGAGATGAAGCTATGTTCCTCCAAACTTATCACTTATATCAAAAATATTTTCCAAAAATAGAATTATCAGCTTTTGTAAGTTATCCCTCTCACACTGATCTAAAAATTACAGAGCAGTCACTTCCTCCTTTCCCTTCAAATCGGTATCTTGTTAATTTTATAATCAAATTTCTAAAATTATTATCATTAAAATTATTGCACTTGAATTTTTTCTCCCCAGAAGATATTCGTTTTATAGACTGCCTAAAAAAACAAGACGTAATCCATTTCTGCGGTGGTGGTAATCTATCCAGCTTGTTCCAAAGCTGGCTCTATCTATCTGCCTTTACAATTATTACCGCTAAATTATTAGGCAAAAAAATCATTTTGACAAACCAAACAATTGGTCCATTCAAATTTAGAGACTTACCCTTTATCATCCCGATTCTGAATCTGCCAGAAAAAATCGTTATCAGAGAACCTAGCTCTACACTCTCACGTTATGGAATTTTGATCCCAAAAACCTCCGGGGCACCTGATATTACCTGTTTTTTAAAAAATAATCCTGTAAAAATCCAACCTAAAAAGCATATCCGCATCGGAATCTCCATCCACAATTGGGGCAAATACAACAAAATACTTATAGACAGTATTGCCCACTCTCTAAACACTGTTTCCCGATCAAAAAAAATAGAAATATTATATTTACCTCATATAATTACAAACGTTAGTGATGAGCTTGATGACTCAATTTTTATGGCTCAGTTAAACCGTCTTTTCAACCCAAAAATTAAAATCATTTCTCTCGATTTAAAAAATATTATTTATCCTGAATCAAAATTAGCAGCAAAAATTAAGTATCTTACCTCCACTTGTGATTTAACAATTTCTACCCGATACCATAATCTTATATTTTCTTTGTCAGAAAACGTGCCGGGAATTACCTTCACCTCAGAGTCATACTATTATCAAAAGAATTCCAATGCTCTAAAATTTTATTATCCATTATCATACGGCAATTATTTAGTTCAGTTAGATCGTCATCCCCAAAAAAGAGATGCTTTTAATACTACTCTTTCCAAAATAATAACCCGGATTCATTCCAATCAGGCAGAGAAAAAACACTTATCAAAAATAAACAAAAAATTAAATTTAACAGCCAAAACTAACCTATCAAATTTTTTATATTCCGAATCTGCTTAG
- a CDS encoding glycosyltransferase family 2 protein, producing the protein MKLIMTLLVRDEEDVIEDNICFHLNNGVDHIVVIDNGSIDGTTDVLDKYSKKGILNYRIVKEHTYEQDKWVSSMAEEAIDNLGATHLIHCDADEMWFPNNGSLRETIRDMVGVNYVNVLNYLPPERDEGEGIAAMNLMVVKPLKYPKTLLKMYSDKFLLYEYAPKVITTREYRKIGYGNHEIKRGSGGLNEEKIIRNDIFIHHFPIRSFEHFKCKVINGGTAYEKNPLNDPNIGWHWKAWYKIYKAGNLIDEYNKLCLKGKTDRYLVKGLIKRVSVPKKIRWAKQIRNIKNLIG; encoded by the coding sequence ATGAAATTAATAATGACTTTGTTAGTTCGGGACGAAGAGGATGTTATCGAGGATAATATTTGTTTTCATTTGAACAATGGGGTGGACCATATTGTAGTGATAGACAATGGGTCGATCGATGGTACTACAGATGTTTTAGACAAATATTCTAAAAAGGGAATTTTAAACTATAGAATTGTAAAAGAACACACTTATGAGCAAGACAAATGGGTGTCGTCGATGGCGGAGGAGGCTATTGATAATTTGGGGGCGACACATTTAATTCACTGTGATGCTGATGAAATGTGGTTTCCGAATAATGGAAGTTTGAGGGAGACTATAAGAGATATGGTTGGGGTGAACTACGTAAATGTGCTAAATTATTTGCCGCCAGAGAGAGATGAAGGAGAAGGCATTGCGGCAATGAATTTAATGGTGGTTAAACCATTGAAATATCCGAAGACTCTTTTAAAGATGTATAGTGACAAATTTTTATTGTATGAATACGCTCCGAAGGTGATAACTACTCGCGAGTACCGGAAAATTGGGTATGGTAATCACGAAATTAAAAGAGGAAGCGGAGGATTAAATGAAGAAAAAATCATCAGAAACGATATATTTATACATCATTTTCCTATAAGATCATTTGAACATTTTAAATGTAAGGTTATTAATGGCGGTACGGCTTATGAAAAAAATCCGCTAAACGACCCAAATATTGGATGGCATTGGAAAGCGTGGTACAAAATTTATAAAGCGGGAAATTTGATTGATGAATACAACAAATTATGTTTAAAGGGAAAAACAGATAGATATCTGGTAAAGGGCCTGATAAAACGAGTGTCAGTACCCAAAAAAATAAGGTGGGCTAAGCAGATTCGGAATATAAAAAATTTGATAGGTTAG
- a CDS encoding radical SAM protein, translating to MKRFIDVLVPSPTCNLCCHYCYVPQEIKQSKVSSFLYEPKHIGLALSKKRLGGVCHFNICGMGETLIPKQVLDITREILKNGHYVMIVTNGTLTERFHQFTRLPMKLRDRLGFKFSFHYLELVKRGLLDLFFDNIDLVKKSGMSFSVEITPSDELEPYIEEIKRISRSRVGALPHLTIPRDMKVSDIVLLSKYSLDEFIKKWKGFDSEMLRFKKSTWGIKRCEYCYAGAWSGLLNIGNGILTACYGSKITQNIFEDLKKPIMFVAVGKGCNLPHCYNSHSLLTLGNIPKIKGVYANIRNRKNEKDGSEWLKPNMKKFLSHRLENYNKQFTLIEKLKNYTRKKRIENKK from the coding sequence ATGAAACGTTTTATTGATGTCTTAGTTCCATCGCCAACATGCAACCTATGTTGCCATTATTGTTACGTACCCCAAGAGATAAAACAAAGTAAAGTATCATCTTTTTTATATGAGCCAAAGCATATTGGTCTGGCATTATCAAAAAAACGATTGGGCGGAGTATGCCATTTTAACATTTGTGGAATGGGCGAGACATTGATTCCAAAGCAGGTTTTAGATATCACTCGAGAAATATTGAAAAATGGTCACTACGTCATGATAGTTACTAATGGCACTTTGACGGAGCGATTTCATCAATTTACTAGACTTCCGATGAAATTAAGAGATAGGTTAGGTTTTAAATTTTCATTTCACTACTTGGAGTTGGTCAAACGAGGATTGTTAGATCTTTTTTTTGACAACATTGACTTAGTAAAAAAATCGGGAATGTCGTTTTCAGTGGAAATAACTCCGTCTGACGAACTGGAACCATATATTGAAGAAATTAAAAGAATTTCAAGGAGTAGAGTCGGGGCATTGCCCCATTTGACCATTCCTCGTGATATGAAGGTATCTGATATCGTGTTACTCTCAAAATATTCATTGGATGAATTCATAAAGAAGTGGAAAGGGTTTGATTCGGAAATGTTACGTTTTAAAAAATCTACCTGGGGAATTAAGCGATGTGAATATTGTTATGCAGGAGCCTGGTCCGGTCTGTTGAATATCGGAAACGGGATTTTGACAGCATGTTATGGTAGTAAAATTACTCAAAATATTTTTGAGGATCTTAAAAAACCAATTATGTTTGTAGCCGTAGGCAAGGGATGTAATTTACCCCATTGTTATAACTCACACTCACTGTTGACATTGGGTAATATTCCAAAAATAAAGGGTGTATACGCCAACATAAGAAATCGTAAAAATGAAAAAGATGGAAGTGAATGGTTAAAACCAAATATGAAAAAATTCTTAAGTCATAGGCTTGAAAATTACAATAAGCAATTTACATTGATAGAAAAATTAAAGAACTATACGAGAAAAAAAAGAATCGAAAATAAAAAATGA
- a CDS encoding SGNH/GDSL hydrolase family protein, with amino-acid sequence MKLPSVFIVGDSISIGYDPYLRKYLKGKFWYSRKLGTKETFWNPGTPMSANGGDSSLVLKYLQNNHKHKEIPKVNYLLFNCGLHDIKTNPITEKKQITISRYRENLRLILQKANKFTNYIVWVNSTPVNDTWHNTRCKDFSRYNKDVLEYNCAAKKIMQKHKIPTIDLYSLTLKFGQNLYTDHIHFKKTIYQKLGRYIAFFLYKQHHLNIT; translated from the coding sequence ATGAAACTACCATCCGTTTTCATAGTTGGCGACAGTATTTCGATCGGCTATGACCCATATCTTCGTAAATATTTAAAAGGGAAGTTTTGGTATTCACGAAAACTAGGCACCAAAGAGACTTTTTGGAACCCCGGTACACCCATGAGTGCAAACGGAGGAGATTCTTCTCTTGTACTAAAATACCTTCAAAACAACCATAAACATAAAGAGATTCCAAAAGTTAATTATTTATTATTTAATTGCGGTTTGCACGATATTAAGACAAACCCCATCACTGAGAAAAAACAAATTACTATATCAAGATATAGGGAGAATCTACGCCTCATTCTCCAAAAGGCAAATAAGTTTACTAATTACATTGTTTGGGTAAACTCAACGCCAGTCAATGATACATGGCATAACACCAGGTGCAAAGATTTCTCTCGCTACAATAAAGATGTGTTGGAATATAACTGCGCTGCAAAAAAAATAATGCAAAAGCACAAGATACCCACTATCGACCTTTACTCACTCACACTAAAATTTGGACAAAATCTCTATACCGACCATATACATTTCAAAAAAACAATATATCAGAAACTAGGCAGATATATTGCATTTTTCCTCTATAAACAACACCACCTAAACATCACCTAA